The segment GATTGTCGGACCGCCAAGATACCTCATTTAGCGCCACCTCCAAATTCTTTCGTTAGGCAACCAGGAGAGCGGGCAAATGTTCCGCAAACTGAGAATTCCGTGCATTACGGTGTCGGGAATCTCGGCCCCGATTTGCTGCCGCTCACATATGACGACTGCCTGCCGTAACCAACGGCTCACCTGACAGCCAATTCGATATCACGCACGTGTGACCGGCTTCTGTGCGATCAAAGCTGGAAAGCGGGGACGATATTCCGTATCATTGGCTTACGCGACTGTAGTGCTTTCAAAGGAGCGGCGCCGCTCATGCTGAAAAGAGGCTGTATGACCAAACGATACGACATCAAAATCACCCTGATATCGCAAATCAAGAAGTGCCCTGCCGGTCACAAAGTCGGCGACCAGTGGGTTGTTTCACGGTATACGCCGGCGGGTATGTGTCTTGGTGCGTTTAATTCAATTCTGCCATACATCACAACGCTGCGGTTCGGCGGCTCATTTCCATGGGAAAAAAATGCCGACAGCGGCACATTTTGCTGCCCGGATCCGGCCGTGGTCAACACGTTTCGTCTCGAGCGCGTATCAACTGGCAGAGACAACGATGAAAGCGACGTTTTCAATGCCTGAGCGGTGCGACATGGGGCCGCTCGATTGACGGCGCGAGGTAGTGCCGTCCGGCATGCATTTCTTCGCGGTGATCAGTCCAGTGAGGCGATACGATTCCATCGTTGACTTTTTGGTCGGCATTTATCTCATTGCTTCATGACGAGGTGTACGATGGTGACGGCGGTCGTCACGCCGCTCGAAAACTGTCGGTCGATGAATGGAGGTTACACATGGTCTGGAAGAAACTCGCGGTGGCGCTGCTGGTAGTCCTGGTGGCAACATCGGTAACGGCATTCGAACGAAAAGGCACAACCGCGCTCGGCGTGCGCGCCGGAGTCTTCATGCCGCTTTTCGACGGTGATGATTTCACCCTGTACAACGGTTCCCATCAGCCCTTTCTCGCCGGGTGGGATTTCGGTCTCGAAGCGCGACGGGGACTCTCACAGAAGGTCAATGTCGGCCTGACGTTCAACTACCTGGTCACCTATGACGACACGACGACAACTGACAATGCGGGAGATGAGTGGTACAGTTCCGAAAACGCCTTGGCCAAACTGACCGGCATGGCGTTCGGACTTGATGCACAGTGGTTTTACGCGCCGGAGTGGCGGTTCCAGCCATACCTGCTGGGCGGAATCGGAATCGACATGTGGTCCGTTGAAGACCGCGAGAGCGAAGATTCTTACGGCAGCACGGACTTCAACGTCAAGATCGGCACCGGCTTGTTTGTCCCGCTGAGCGACAAAGTGGGGATGGATTTCCAGGCGAAACTCACCACCGATATCGCCAATCTCTCCGAGGACTTCCCGGATGGATTCTATGGGCCGTCGACATGGGAAGAGTACAGCGACCGGCCGTTCAAAGGTTACCTCGAAGTCACCGCCGGCCTGTCGTATTTCTTCGGCGGCAAGGTAGACACCGATCGTGACGGGGTTGAGGATGCGCTGGACGCCTGTCCCGATACGCCGAGGAAAGTTGAAGTTGACGAACGGGGCTGTCCGCTCGACAGCGACGGTGACGGTGTGCCCGACTATCTCGACCGGTGCCCGGATACGCCGTCAGGCGTGAAGGTCGATGACATGGGGTGCCCGCTCGACTCTGACGGCGACGGAGTCGCCGATTATCTGGACAAGTGTCCGGACACGCCGAGCGGAGTGGCGGTGAATCCCGACGGTTGTCCTCCCGATGCGGACGGTGACGGTGTTGGCGACTATGCCGACCAGTGCCCGGAAACGCCGGCCGGCGTGAAGGTGGATCCGCAGGGCTGCCCGCTCGACAGCGACGGTGACGGTGTGCCGGACCATCTTGACAAGTGTCCCGGCACGCCCCGGGGGGTCGAGATCGATGCCACCGGCTGTCCGCTGGTGCAGCGTATCACCGAGAAAATCACGCTGAATATCACGTATGCCAGCAATTCGTTTGAACCGGATGACGTGTCCAAGAGCAAGCTCGACAGCATCGCGCTGCGGATATTCGCCTATCCCGACACGAAGATCGAGATTCGCGGTTATACGGACAGCCAGGGTTCGGAACAGCACAACCAGACGTTGTCTGAAAACCGTGCCAACGGCGTACGCGACTATCTCATTTCAAAGGGCGTCCCGGCGGACCAGTTGACGTCGAAAGGCTTCGGAGAAAATCCCGAATATTTCGTCGCCGACAACGACACGGCCGAAGGACGGGCGAAAAACCGCCGCGTTGAGATCGAACAGGCCAAATAGTCGTTAGCTCATACCCAATCGGAAGAAGAGGCGGCCACGGGCCGCCTCTCTTTTTTTGGAGACTATTTCCCGGCTGTAGCGGTCATCGTCACGCGAGGTCGAGAGTCGGCAACTCCGTACTCGTACGGGATGATGTTTTTACGGGGCTGTCGGAGTGGCTGCCGACTCTATACCAGTTTGGAGCGGAGGATATCGTGCAGATGGATGATGCCGACCAGCCGCCTCTGTTCATCGACCGTCGGCAACTGCGTAATGGAATAGCGTTCCATCATCGCGAGGGCGGCGTCGAGAATCGCGTCCTGTGAGATCGACTTGGGATTTTTGATCATCACGTCGGACATCCGCAGCGTGTACATGTCGGTCTTGCGTTCCACGCAGCGGCGCAGGTCGCCATCGGTGAAAATTCCCCCGATCGTACCGTCATCGTTGCGCACGAGCACGCATCCGAGCCGCTTGCCGGTCATAGCCAGAAGCAGGTCGGACATCGAGGCATCAGGGTCGACCAGGGGCAGTTGCTCGCCCGTATGATGGAATTCCGACACGCGTTTCAGCAGCCGTCGACCCAGAAAGCCTCCGGGGTGCAGGGCGGCGAAATCGTCCGCGGAGAACTTCCGCTCCTGCAAAAGGGCGATTGCGAGCGCGTCTCCCATGACCAGCGCGGCGGTCGAAGACGATGTCGGAACGAGATTATTGGGGCAGGCTTCGGACGCGACCGAGCAATCGATCGGGAAGTCCGCGCGCTGGAACAACGGTGAGTCGACCGTACCGCACAGCGCGATAATCCGCACGTTCAACCGGCGCGCGGTCGCGATCAACACGTCGGCTTCGTCCATCTGTCCGGACTTCGAAATCAAAAGCAGGATGTCTTCGGGACGCATCAAACCGATATCGCCG is part of the Candidatus Zixiibacteriota bacterium genome and harbors:
- a CDS encoding TIGR04076 family protein encodes the protein MTKRYDIKITLISQIKKCPAGHKVGDQWVVSRYTPAGMCLGAFNSILPYITTLRFGGSFPWEKNADSGTFCCPDPAVVNTFRLERVSTGRDNDESDVFNA
- a CDS encoding OmpA family protein; this translates as MVWKKLAVALLVVLVATSVTAFERKGTTALGVRAGVFMPLFDGDDFTLYNGSHQPFLAGWDFGLEARRGLSQKVNVGLTFNYLVTYDDTTTTDNAGDEWYSSENALAKLTGMAFGLDAQWFYAPEWRFQPYLLGGIGIDMWSVEDRESEDSYGSTDFNVKIGTGLFVPLSDKVGMDFQAKLTTDIANLSEDFPDGFYGPSTWEEYSDRPFKGYLEVTAGLSYFFGGKVDTDRDGVEDALDACPDTPRKVEVDERGCPLDSDGDGVPDYLDRCPDTPSGVKVDDMGCPLDSDGDGVADYLDKCPDTPSGVAVNPDGCPPDADGDGVGDYADQCPETPAGVKVDPQGCPLDSDGDGVPDHLDKCPGTPRGVEIDATGCPLVQRITEKITLNITYASNSFEPDDVSKSKLDSIALRIFAYPDTKIEIRGYTDSQGSEQHNQTLSENRANGVRDYLISKGVPADQLTSKGFGENPEYFVADNDTAEGRAKNRRVEIEQAK
- a CDS encoding KpsF/GutQ family sugar-phosphate isomerase, whose product is MNARKHALDVFRLESEAIAGLAERLNESFDKAVEAILNCTGRVIVSGMGKSGLVGKKIVATFNSTGISSFFLHPAEAMHGDIGLMRPEDILLLISKSGQMDEADVLIATARRLNVRIIALCGTVDSPLFQRADFPIDCSVASEACPNNLVPTSSSTAALVMGDALAIALLQERKFSADDFAALHPGGFLGRRLLKRVSEFHHTGEQLPLVDPDASMSDLLLAMTGKRLGCVLVRNDDGTIGGIFTDGDLRRCVERKTDMYTLRMSDVMIKNPKSISQDAILDAALAMMERYSITQLPTVDEQRRLVGIIHLHDILRSKLV